The genomic region CGGGTGCCGTGCAGGTTGCTCGCCAGCCCGCGAAGCGTGTTCGTGTAGCGGAACACCCCGACGACGACCGGGTGGCAGAGGTCGGCGGTGGCACCCGCCGAGTCGACGGTCTTGTCACGCCGGCCGAACACGTCGATCAGGAACCGGGTCTGGGCGGCGCTGGATCCGGTGTGCACGATGTGGCCCGCCGCGGTGACCTCGCGCCGATCCTGGTCGAAGTCCAGCATCAGCGCCAGCTCGCGGCCCTTCTCGCTGGCGATGGAGAGCTTCGTGTCCAGCGCGCCGTCGCGCATCGGCAGCACGATGAACGGCGGGCCCTCGGCGCCCCGGGAGGTGAGGTAGGTGTCCAGCTCCTCGGCGGAGATCGGGTTGTCGAACTCGCCGCCGCCGCCACCGCCGCCCAGCACCGGCCCCTTCTTCACCGTCTTGTAGCGCTTGCGGTTCCAGAAACCCTCGTCGAACTCGAAACCGCAGAGCGCCCGCAGGTTGATCGCGCCCTGTTCGTGCAGCACGACCAGGTGGGGTACGCCCGGCTCGCGCGGCGACGGCGTCTCCGAGTCGAGCACCGTCCGGTACGCCGTCCCGTGCAGGCGCAGCCCGAACGCGCCGTGGTCCAGCCGGATCGCCTCCTTGATCTGGGCCAGCGCGTCGCCGGAGTACTTCGCCTCCAGCAGGCCGCGCACGTAGCGGCGCAGCCGCTCCTTGTTGATTTCCTCGATGATGTAGTCGATCGTGTCGCCCAGGAGCACGATGCGGCCCAGCCGGATGGCCCCGAGGACGGCGCCGATCCCGATCCGGAGCAGGCCGTCGAGGATCCGCCGCCAGTCCAGCGTGACGATGCCGACGACGACGTCCCAGAGTCCGGCCACGATGTCGACGATCGCCTCGACGACGACCCCGACCAGCTTGCAGACCGTGCGGGTCACCCACTTGCCGACGATGACGACCACCCACCGGATGACCTTCACGAAGTACGTGACGAACCAGCAGACCCAGCCGCGCGGGTCGTACCAGGGGTAGTCCTTGCACTTCTTCTCCTGCCGTTCCTCCCACTCCTCGACAGGCTTGGAGACCTCCTCCTCGATCCATTCGGTGATTTCGGTGCAGACGAGTGCCATGAGAGATCCCCCCTTCGAGTCAGGAGGCTGGATGCAGGGAGCGCAGTCGCGCGAGCAGGCGCCATCGGCTCCAGGCCAGGCCGAGGAGCTTGGCGGTTACCGCCGTGAGGAGGCAGCCGGCCGCCGCCACGGCGACGGCCCGGCTGCCACTCGGACCGATCAGGACGGCGGCGGCCCCGGCGGCGACGAACGCCACCGCCGCCCAGGTGCAGCCGCAGTCGTTGAACAGCCGCCGGATCGCCCTGGCCGCGCGGTCACGCTCGGTGTCATCGAGCCCGGGCATCATGACGGTGACCCGGTCGAGATGGGGGCGCTGCAGCCACGAGACCAGCGCCTCAGCCCGATCGAGATCGGCTCGGTCGGCGATCTCGATGTTCACGGTGCGTCACCTTTCCACGACACCTCCAATGTGGGCGTGGCGTGCGGTGGCGTCAAGGAACCGATCGGCTGTGTCGGGAATGCGTTAGCGGTTGCCGCGGAGGCTCGCGGCTGAGGAGTGCTGCCGCCGTCGGGGGCGCGGTGCTGCCTCCGGGCGTCGAGGGCCGGCGATCAACCCGAGCGGTGCTGGGCTGGCACTCGGCGAAGAGCCGGCGATCGCCCTGCCGCACCGGGCCTCAACCGGTGGTGGTGAGATCCGTGGTGGCGGCCAACTCGGTCACCGCGTCCAGGACCCGGCGCAGCGTGGGCGAGCTGTTGTCGGGCAGCCAGACCATCTCGGTCGCGGTGAACTCCCCGGTCAGCGGGACGAACACCACACCGGTACGGCGGAGGTTGTGTGCCGACCAGCCGAGTCGGGTGATCCCGACGCCGGCCGCGACGAGGCCGAGCAGCCCCTGCACGCTGGTGTCCCGGGCGACGATCTCGGGGATGAATCCGGCGGCGTGGAACTTCTCGTCGAACACCCGGTGCCAGGGTTCCCAGGAGCTGCGCGGCGTCATCACCCAACGTTCGTCGGCGAGCTCGGGCAGGGTCAGTTCGTCGCGCCCGGCGAGTGGGTGTTCCTCGGGCAGGACGATGCACACCTGTTCGGTGGCGAGCGTCCGGGCGGCCAGGCCGGGGACCTGTGGTGGGCGGGTGAACGCGAGATCGTAACGGCCGTTGAACAGGCCCTCGACCAGCGGCCCGATGGCCGTCTCCTCGGTGGCCAGCTCCAGGCCGGGAAGCTGTTCCCGGACCACCCGGACCACCGGCGGCAGCAGATGGTTCGCGGTGGTGGACAGGAAGGCGAGGCGGAGCCGGCCGATCTCGCCGCGTACGGCCCGGCGGACCACGGCGACGGCTTCGTCGGCGCGGTCGAGCACCGCCCGCGCCTCGGGCAGGAACAGCGCCCCGGTGTCGGTCAGTCTGGTGCCCCGGCTGTCCCGGTCGAACAGTTTCGCGCCGAGGATCCGTTCCAGCGCGTTGATCTGCTGCGAGAGTGACTGCTGCGCGATCATCAACCGGGTGGCGGCCCGGGTGAAGCTGGACTCCTCGGCGACGGCGACGAAGTACCTGAGCTGCCGAAGATCAGGGGTCACAGGCCGAGCCTACCGCCGTGCCAGGCAGCCAGTGTTGGTCGTGCCCAACCGTCCGCAGCAGCATCGTTGCTGTTCACGACCACACGTGGCAGGAGCGAGAAGATGCAGGACAACACGCAGGGCCGGGTCTGGTTGATCACCGGTTGTTCCTCCGGCTTCGGCCGGGAACTCGCGCTGGCGGCGGTGGCCGCCGGCGATCGGGTGATGGCCACCGCCCGTCGGCCGGAGACCCTGGCGGACCTGGCGGAGCAGGGCCGGGGCCGGGTGGCCACGGTGGCGCTGGACGTCACCGACCGGGCTTCGATCGACGCCGCGGTGCAGGCCACGCTGGCGCTGCACGGCCGGATCGACGTCCTGGTCAACAACGCCGGTTCGCTGGTCCTCGGTGCGATTGAGGAGGTCAGCATGGCGGAGCTGCGCCAGCAGATGGAGGTGGTCTTCTTCGGTGCGGCCGAGGTTACCAAGGCGGTCGTACCGCTGATGCGCGAGCAGGGCAGCGGGACCATCGTGCAGATGAGTTCACTGGGCGGGCAGAAGACGTACCCCGGATTCGGGGCGTACCACGCCGCGAAGTGGGCGTTCGAGGGGCTGTCCGAGACGCTGGCCTCCGAGTTGGCTCCGCTGGGGGTACGGGTGTTGATCGTGGAACCGGGCGCGTTCCGGACCGAGTTCAACTCCAACAAGTACGTCACCGGGGCGATGGCGGCCTACCGGGACACGGCCGGGGCGACCCGGAGGTACACCGACGAGTTGCTGGGCGCGGAGCCGAACGACCCGGTGAAGGGCGCGGCGGCCATCCTGAAGGTGCTGGACAGCGACCGACCGCCGCTGCGGCTCCTGCTCGGCGGTGACGCGGTGGACGGGCTGCGCGAGCACCACGCGGCGCTGCTGGCCGAGGTCGCCCGGTGGGAAGAGATCAGCAGGTCGACCGCGGTCGCCTGACCGTTGTGCGCGTGCCTGTCGAGGCCCGTCGACAGGCACGCGGTCGCGGCCGCGGAGACCCCGCGACGTGCCTGGCCGGCCGGTGGGCCGTCACGCCGCGGCCGTCAGGCGGGGCAGGAACGTGCCCAGGGAATCGAGGGCGTCCCTCCGGACGACGTAGCGGGTGACGCCCCAGCGGCGGCGGTGCGCGGCGACCGCCGCGACGATCTCGTCCTCCGTGCCGATCAGCACGAACGGGGTGGCGAGCAGTTCCGCGACGGTCAGGCCGGTGTCCTCGGCCGTCTCCGCGGCCGCGGCCTCGGCGTCGTCGGTCACCACGACCTTCTGCACCAGCGCCTCCAGCTCCGGCGGTGCGTCGCGGCCCTCGGCGCCGGCCGCGACCTCGGCGAGCTGCGCCTCGATGTCCGCCGCCCGCCAGCGCACCTCGTGGGCGTAACCGTCGGGCAGGGTACGGCCCAGGCCGGCCAGTCCGACGACGTCCGCGTACGCCCCGGCCCAGCGCAGCAGCCGCGAGTTCGCGGTGCCGACGGTGAGCGGGATCCGCCGCTGCACCGGACGGGGCTTCTCCAGCCGGGCGCCGTGGACGACCAGGTCCGAGGTGTCGACGGTGACCTCCTCGCCGTCGAGCAGCGCCCGGGTCGCCTGGGCGACGGCGATGCAGCGGCGTACCCGGCCCGCCACGTCCGGCCGTTCCCGACCGACGGCCCGCCACTCGGCCGGGGTGTGGCCGGCGCCGATGCCGAGCCGGGCCCGCCCGTTCGAGACCAGGTCGAGGGTGGCCACGTCGGCGGCGAGCAGCATCGGCTCCCGGACGCCGGCGTTCGAGACGTACGAGCCGAGG from Micromonospora sp. WMMD812 harbors:
- a CDS encoding LysR family transcriptional regulator, with the translated sequence MTPDLRQLRYFVAVAEESSFTRAATRLMIAQQSLSQQINALERILGAKLFDRDSRGTRLTDTGALFLPEARAVLDRADEAVAVVRRAVRGEIGRLRLAFLSTTANHLLPPVVRVVREQLPGLELATEETAIGPLVEGLFNGRYDLAFTRPPQVPGLAARTLATEQVCIVLPEEHPLAGRDELTLPELADERWVMTPRSSWEPWHRVFDEKFHAAGFIPEIVARDTSVQGLLGLVAAGVGITRLGWSAHNLRRTGVVFVPLTGEFTATEMVWLPDNSSPTLRRVLDAVTELAATTDLTTTG
- a CDS encoding LLM class flavin-dependent oxidoreductase, which encodes MVTFSLQASPADAAGWAALARRAESVGFDALFTADHPGVVTSPFVALAAAAAVTSTIGLGSYVSNAGVREPMLLAADVATLDLVSNGRARLGIGAGHTPAEWRAVGRERPDVAGRVRRCIAVAQATRALLDGEEVTVDTSDLVVHGARLEKPRPVQRRIPLTVGTANSRLLRWAGAYADVVGLAGLGRTLPDGYAHEVRWRAADIEAQLAEVAAGAEGRDAPPELEALVQKVVVTDDAEAAAAETAEDTGLTVAELLATPFVLIGTEDEIVAAVAAHRRRWGVTRYVVRRDALDSLGTFLPRLTAAA
- a CDS encoding oxidoreductase, with product MQDNTQGRVWLITGCSSGFGRELALAAVAAGDRVMATARRPETLADLAEQGRGRVATVALDVTDRASIDAAVQATLALHGRIDVLVNNAGSLVLGAIEEVSMAELRQQMEVVFFGAAEVTKAVVPLMREQGSGTIVQMSSLGGQKTYPGFGAYHAAKWAFEGLSETLASELAPLGVRVLIVEPGAFRTEFNSNKYVTGAMAAYRDTAGATRRYTDELLGAEPNDPVKGAAAILKVLDSDRPPLRLLLGGDAVDGLREHHAALLAEVARWEEISRSTAVA